The proteins below are encoded in one region of Armatimonadota bacterium:
- the amrA gene encoding AmmeMemoRadiSam system protein A — translation MVKETEEDSLVSLARETVEELVRNRRTIRPQEPLPQELRERAGVFVCLKKHGQLRGCIGTIEPTDQSLAAEVVQNAIGAATRDPRFEPVVEEELADIEYTVDVLTVPQAIESMDDLNPRKYGVIVESGLKRGLLLPDLEGVDTVEDQVMIATRKAGIREGEPVQLYRFEVVRHGGS, via the coding sequence ATGGTCAAGGAAACTGAGGAAGATTCTCTTGTAAGCCTCGCCAGAGAGACCGTCGAGGAACTCGTACGAAATCGTCGCACGATTCGGCCCCAGGAGCCTCTCCCTCAGGAACTCCGGGAGCGAGCCGGCGTCTTTGTCTGTTTGAAGAAACACGGCCAGCTCAGGGGGTGCATCGGTACGATTGAGCCGACTGATCAGAGCCTCGCCGCCGAGGTCGTCCAGAACGCGATCGGCGCGGCCACCCGCGATCCCCGGTTTGAGCCGGTCGTCGAGGAGGAGCTTGCCGACATCGAGTATACAGTCGATGTTCTCACCGTGCCTCAGGCGATCGAGAGCATGGACGATCTGAATCCAAGGAAATATGGCGTCATCGTCGAGAGCGGACTCAAGCGGGGACTGCTGCTGCCCGATCTCGAGGGAGTAGACACAGTCGAGGATCAGGTGATGATCGCCACGCGCAAGGCGGGCATTCGCGAGGGTGAACCCGTCCAGCTGTACCGATTCGAAGTCGTGCGGCATGGCGGAAGCTAA
- the amrS gene encoding AmmeMemoRadiSam system radical SAM enzyme, with amino-acid sequence MSRDEPETAEYPRAECCCYEMEGELGRCGLCPHGCVIAPGKSGVCRARMNVDGRLILTTYGACSSIHVDPIEKKPLFHFHPGKQILSLGSLGCNLSCGFCQNWQISQSSAGARFLSPHDAVQMASAVPGNLGIAYTYNEPLIWYEYLMDTAPLVQQAGMLNVLVTNGEINERPLRELLPFVDAMNIDVKSMDEDFYRTVCRGPLEPVLRTVEIARDVGVHIEITNLLIPGLNDGPDQIQRLVDWLADLDPAVPLHITRYHPDYRMREPAATPPETLIAARKMALTELRHVYVGNMHIPGAEDTICRSCGNTVIARMGYSIVSTNLENDSCGKCGASVDVVS; translated from the coding sequence ATGAGTAGAGACGAACCGGAGACAGCCGAGTATCCCAGGGCCGAATGCTGCTGTTACGAGATGGAAGGTGAGTTGGGCCGCTGTGGGCTCTGTCCCCACGGGTGCGTTATCGCGCCAGGCAAATCCGGGGTTTGCCGCGCGCGAATGAATGTGGATGGGCGCCTCATCCTGACGACGTACGGCGCATGCTCCTCTATACACGTTGACCCCATCGAGAAGAAACCTCTGTTCCACTTCCACCCGGGCAAGCAGATTCTCTCGCTCGGCTCGCTCGGCTGCAACCTGTCGTGCGGATTCTGCCAGAACTGGCAGATATCTCAGTCCTCCGCCGGGGCACGGTTTCTATCGCCTCACGATGCGGTCCAGATGGCGTCTGCCGTTCCGGGCAACCTCGGGATCGCATACACCTACAACGAGCCTCTCATATGGTACGAGTACCTGATGGATACTGCGCCTCTGGTTCAACAGGCAGGTATGCTAAATGTACTCGTCACCAACGGGGAGATCAACGAGCGCCCGCTGAGGGAACTGCTTCCCTTTGTTGACGCGATGAACATAGATGTGAAGTCAATGGACGAAGATTTCTACCGCACGGTGTGCAGGGGACCGCTTGAGCCGGTGCTGCGAACGGTTGAAATCGCCCGCGATGTCGGCGTGCATATCGAGATCACGAATCTGCTGATTCCCGGCCTGAACGATGGTCCGGATCAGATTCAGCGGCTGGTTGACTGGCTCGCCGACCTCGACCCCGCAGTTCCGCTTCATATCACGAGGTATCACCCCGACTACAGGATGCGCGAACCGGCCGCCACCCCGCCTGAGACGCTGATCGCGGCCCGTAAGATGGCCCTCACGGAGCTTCGGCACGTCTATGTCGGCAATATGCACATCCCGGGCGCTGAAGATACGATCTGCCGGAGTTGCGGCAATACGGTGATCGCTCGTATGGGATACTCCATCGTCAGTACGAATCTGGAAAATGACAGTTGCGGCAAGTGCGGCGCATCCGTGGACGTAGTCTCGTGA
- a CDS encoding alpha-L-fucosidase: protein MGMRMAALIPSYLKGYDGLYAKDPLGAALSWFQDAKYGLFIHYGLYSLAERHEWDQYLLKIPVAEYAKLMSEFTADSFDSDYITDLALAAGMRYLNITTRHHESFCLFETKQTPFNSLNSPAKRDLIAELAESCREKGLGLFFYYSHGRDWKHPHAPNNDEWKGAPRPQYDPPEPSYAYGNDHDLGKYVDFVKAQIAELLTQYGPVAGIWFDGRGVPVSGDSSKFRLEELYAIVRELQPQCLISYKEGVTGTEDFRAPEYKAVEQSDKPIEICATLFPDKVWGYSAEQVQQSKTAEQVWQIIRNARERRANLLLNTGPRADGSIHPLHDELLRDIGRRLRNEGFPGE, encoded by the coding sequence ATGGGGATGCGAATGGCGGCCCTGATACCTTCATACCTCAAGGGATACGATGGACTCTACGCGAAAGACCCGCTAGGCGCGGCGCTGTCATGGTTTCAGGACGCGAAGTACGGCCTCTTCATCCACTATGGCCTTTACTCGCTCGCGGAGCGCCATGAGTGGGACCAGTATCTCCTAAAGATTCCCGTTGCGGAGTATGCGAAGCTGATGTCCGAGTTCACGGCCGATAGCTTCGACTCGGACTACATCACGGATCTCGCACTTGCCGCCGGGATGAGGTACCTCAACATCACCACTCGCCATCACGAGTCATTCTGCCTTTTTGAGACGAAGCAGACCCCCTTCAACAGCCTCAACTCGCCCGCGAAGCGCGATCTTATCGCCGAACTGGCCGAGTCATGTCGGGAGAAGGGTCTCGGGCTGTTCTTCTACTACTCCCACGGGCGAGACTGGAAGCACCCTCACGCGCCGAACAATGACGAGTGGAAAGGCGCGCCTCGCCCGCAGTATGATCCGCCTGAACCGTCATATGCGTACGGAAATGACCACGACCTGGGGAAGTACGTGGACTTCGTGAAGGCTCAGATCGCAGAACTCCTTACGCAGTACGGGCCCGTCGCGGGGATATGGTTCGATGGTCGAGGGGTGCCTGTGTCGGGCGATTCCTCGAAGTTCAGACTGGAGGAACTTTACGCGATTGTCCGTGAACTCCAGCCGCAGTGTCTGATCTCCTACAAGGAGGGCGTCACAGGCACGGAGGATTTCCGCGCCCCGGAATACAAGGCCGTGGAGCAGTCGGACAAGCCGATCGAGATCTGCGCGACTCTTTTCCCGGACAAGGTCTGGGGCTACTCGGCAGAGCAGGTCCAGCAGAGCAAGACAGCGGAACAGGTGTGGCAGATCATCCGAAATGCCCGCGAGCGCAGAGCGAACCTGCTGCTGAACACCGGCCCTCGGGCCGACGGGAGCATTCATCCGCTCCACGACGAGCTTCTCCGGGATATCGGGAGACGCCTTCGCAACGAGGGGTTCCCTGGGGAGTAG
- the maf gene encoding septum formation inhibitor Maf translates to MTPAVIPELILASASPRRQELMRLIGLPFRVIPSGFDETSVPLWPPEQHVLGSATAKAENIALRLDDGVVIGADTIVVVDEEVLGKPADRDDARRMLHLLSGRTHYVYTGVCVVRRLGGYTVGIVRDYVRTEVCFRELSQATIDAYIATGEPLDKAGAYGIQEHGSVLVEGIGGDYFNVVGLPVQRLSRLLAGVGVPVLGSE, encoded by the coding sequence GTGACCCCGGCCGTGATCCCGGAACTGATTCTTGCCTCGGCTTCCCCTCGCCGACAGGAGCTTATGCGCCTGATCGGGTTGCCGTTCCGCGTCATTCCGAGTGGTTTCGATGAGACGAGCGTGCCGCTCTGGCCGCCCGAGCAGCACGTTCTCGGTTCCGCTACGGCCAAAGCGGAGAATATCGCTCTGCGGCTTGATGATGGTGTCGTCATCGGGGCTGATACGATCGTGGTGGTGGATGAGGAGGTGTTGGGCAAGCCTGCTGATCGGGACGATGCGCGGCGGATGCTCCACTTACTCTCGGGGCGGACGCACTACGTGTACACCGGCGTCTGCGTCGTACGCCGGTTGGGTGGATACACCGTCGGCATCGTCAGGGACTATGTGCGAACCGAGGTCTGCTTCCGCGAGTTGTCTCAGGCCACGATAGATGCCTATATTGCGACGGGTGAGCCGCTCGACAAGGCAGGCGCGTACGGCATTCAGGAGCACGGGAGTGTCCTGGTCGAGGGGATCGGTGGCGACTACTTCAACGTCGTCGGGCTGCCGGTGCAGAGGTTGAGCCGACTGCTTGCGGGAGTCGGCGTCCCGGTCCTCGGGTCGGAGTAG
- a CDS encoding methyltransferase domain-containing protein, which translates to MAIDPATAQFLLSPAGDELLRCAGSLTGDLLTKLSALRKQYPPEVSSAALEMLDLRRRGARKFSRAEEMFFVREALEQSSGEAISRYRADRFSAGATVLDVGCGIGGDTVGLASRGPVIAVDRDPVRLAMAERNLQVYGLADRVRFIHADITDLDLETDAVFADPSRRAGGRRSRHIADLNPPLESIRRLARDIPDCAIKLSPATPDEELQSLGGEIEFISESGECKEAVVWLGGLSTADRRATLLPHGISMTREEVGLVPVRRPGRYLLEPDAGIVRAHFVEQLAGEVGAWRLSEQIAYLSTNELVASPFVDVYEILDSMPFSPKVVNRRLRDLDAGKVIVKKRGVPFDPEEVERRMKVGGSRELILVLTRIAGKAWALICSVP; encoded by the coding sequence ATGGCGATCGACCCTGCAACTGCGCAGTTTCTACTCAGCCCTGCCGGTGACGAGCTTCTCAGATGCGCCGGGTCTCTCACAGGCGATCTCCTCACGAAGCTTTCCGCCCTTCGAAAGCAGTATCCGCCGGAAGTTTCGTCCGCCGCGCTCGAGATGCTCGATCTTCGGCGTCGCGGTGCACGGAAGTTCTCCCGTGCAGAGGAGATGTTCTTCGTCCGAGAGGCGTTGGAGCAGTCGTCGGGGGAGGCTATCTCTCGCTACCGCGCTGATCGCTTTTCAGCGGGTGCGACTGTACTGGATGTCGGGTGCGGTATCGGTGGCGATACAGTCGGCCTCGCTTCGCGCGGGCCGGTGATCGCAGTTGACCGGGATCCCGTGCGACTGGCGATGGCCGAGCGAAACCTGCAGGTCTACGGCCTGGCGGATCGAGTTCGGTTCATCCATGCCGATATTACCGATCTGGACCTCGAGACTGATGCTGTGTTTGCCGATCCTTCTCGTAGAGCAGGCGGCCGGAGGTCTCGTCATATCGCCGATCTCAACCCGCCTCTCGAGTCCATCCGGCGACTGGCTCGCGATATTCCCGACTGTGCCATCAAGCTCTCGCCCGCGACCCCGGACGAGGAACTTCAGTCCCTGGGCGGCGAGATCGAGTTCATCTCGGAGAGTGGCGAGTGCAAGGAAGCCGTCGTTTGGCTGGGGGGGCTCAGCACCGCCGACCGCCGCGCGACCTTGCTCCCGCATGGCATATCCATGACCCGGGAGGAGGTAGGTCTTGTTCCGGTGCGGAGACCGGGAAGATACCTCCTTGAGCCCGACGCGGGTATCGTGAGGGCTCACTTCGTGGAACAACTTGCTGGGGAAGTCGGTGCATGGAGGCTTTCGGAGCAGATCGCGTATCTCTCGACGAATGAACTCGTTGCGAGTCCGTTCGTGGATGTGTACGAGATTCTTGACAGCATGCCGTTCAGTCCGAAGGTCGTGAACCGGCGCCTGCGTGACTTGGACGCGGGAAAGGTCATCGTGAAGAAGCGAGGGGTGCCTTTCGATCCGGAGGAGGTCGAGCGTCGGATGAAGGTAGGAGGCTCTCGCGAACTGATTCTGGTCCTGACGCGTATTGCCGGCAAGGCGTGGGCGCTGATCTGCAGTGTGCCCTGA